The Candidatus Zixiibacteriota bacterium genome has a segment encoding these proteins:
- a CDS encoding QueT transporter family protein, translating into MTGSRVSSVAVAGVVAGLYAAISLALYPLSFGVYQVRAAEALSVVPFLSAAAVPGLFIGCIVANIFGGMGWLDIVIGSLITLIAAGTTRWIYHWPLGPWRKWLAPAPAVLFNAIGVSVYLAPIIGVDYWFAVQMIGIGQFLSCYVIGMPLLLLLEKRRTVLFN; encoded by the coding sequence ATGACGGGATCGCGCGTATCATCGGTTGCGGTCGCGGGCGTGGTCGCCGGATTGTACGCGGCAATCAGCCTGGCCCTCTATCCGCTCTCGTTCGGCGTCTATCAGGTACGGGCTGCCGAAGCGCTGAGCGTTGTGCCGTTTTTGTCGGCCGCGGCCGTTCCCGGCCTGTTCATCGGCTGCATCGTCGCGAACATTTTCGGCGGCATGGGCTGGCTCGATATCGTTATCGGCTCGCTGATCACGCTCATTGCCGCGGGCACCACGCGATGGATCTACCATTGGCCGCTGGGACCCTGGCGCAAATGGCTTGCGCCCGCCCCCGCCGTCCTCTTTAACGCCATCGGGGTATCCGTTTACCTCGCGCCGATTATCGGTGTCGACTATTGGTTTGCCGTGCAGATGATCGGAATCGGCCAGTTCCTTTCCTGCTACGTCATCGGCATGCCGCTTTTGCTTTTGCTGGAGAAGCGCCGCACGGTACTTTTTAATTGA
- a CDS encoding YafY family protein translates to MGMTKYDRLLHILNLLRTRRNLNAAHLAVECGVTERSIYRDILSLSEANVPVYYDNGYKLASDNFLPPLNFDFEEYTALKLALDSTPLNQAERYRKLLKRIRAKVEAGLSDLVRQKRRTAVTTTHVDIPSTAESGRVERYFADLERAVSETRQIEIMYDSVHSGLTKRVVEPYFIVFRGRAFYFVAFCCERSDFRTFRIDRIRELRLTDRHFRRDTDIDPQRYFEGSWELYSGEPIAVEVALRGAAARVVQLARHHSNESIETTGPDTVLYRVTVRGLDEIERWILGFGSEAEVLAPPELRYRLGRIAGALAARYRSDHRPATPKNAAGRNKRLG, encoded by the coding sequence ATGGGTATGACCAAATACGACCGGCTGCTGCACATCCTCAATCTGCTGCGGACTCGGCGAAACCTGAACGCAGCGCATCTCGCGGTCGAATGCGGCGTTACCGAACGATCGATTTACCGGGATATCCTGAGTCTCTCCGAAGCCAACGTGCCGGTCTACTACGACAACGGCTACAAACTGGCGTCCGACAATTTCCTTCCGCCGCTCAACTTTGACTTCGAGGAGTACACCGCGCTCAAACTGGCGCTCGACTCTACGCCCCTTAATCAGGCGGAGCGATATCGCAAACTGCTGAAGAGGATTCGCGCGAAAGTCGAGGCCGGCCTGTCGGATCTGGTAAGGCAGAAACGGCGCACCGCCGTCACTACCACCCACGTCGATATACCGTCAACAGCCGAATCCGGCCGCGTGGAGCGATATTTCGCCGATCTTGAGCGCGCGGTCTCGGAAACGAGACAAATCGAAATAATGTATGATTCTGTTCATTCGGGATTGACGAAACGTGTCGTAGAGCCGTATTTTATAGTATTCCGAGGTCGGGCCTTTTATTTCGTGGCGTTCTGTTGCGAGCGCTCAGACTTTCGCACGTTTCGGATCGATCGCATCCGTGAATTGCGCCTGACCGACCGACACTTCCGTCGTGATACTGACATCGATCCGCAACGGTATTTCGAAGGAAGCTGGGAGCTCTACAGCGGCGAGCCGATCGCGGTCGAGGTGGCCCTGCGCGGAGCCGCCGCGCGTGTGGTACAACTCGCCCGTCACCATTCGAACGAGTCCATCGAAACAACAGGTCCCGACACCGTCCTCTATCGTGTGACAGTACGCGGTCTCGATGAGATAGAGCGATGGATACTCGGATTCGGCAGCGAGGCCGAGGTGCTGGCGCCGCCGGAACTGCGCTACCGGCTTGGTCGCATCGCCGGGGCGCTGGCGGCTCGCTACCGATCGGATCACCGGCCGGCCACACCCAAAAACGCCGCCGGCCGCAACAAGCGCCTGGGGTAG
- a CDS encoding BMC domain-containing protein, protein MEAVGLVETRGLAALIAAADAMVKEARVTLVGYERIGGGLVTVIVRGDVAACKAAVEAGAAAAKGIGDVHSAHVIPNPHANIIDLFPIRLKGE, encoded by the coding sequence ATGGAGGCAGTAGGCCTGGTGGAAACCCGCGGACTCGCGGCGCTGATCGCGGCGGCCGACGCCATGGTGAAGGAAGCACGGGTAACGCTGGTCGGCTATGAGCGGATCGGCGGCGGTCTGGTGACCGTGATTGTGCGCGGCGATGTTGCAGCGTGCAAAGCGGCGGTCGAAGCCGGCGCCGCGGCCGCCAAAGGTATCGGCGACGTGCACTCAGCCCACGTTATCCCCAATCCGCACGCCAACATCATCGACCTCTTCCCAATCAGGCTGAAAGGGGAGTAG
- a CDS encoding HTH domain-containing protein — MTKSERIMFLINLIRTEGAASITDLSKKCGVSPRTIYRDLASLEKMHIPVVADQSGYHLGEDSAFSFFDLCTEDKELLLFCLRNNPLVEQPYFGRRLRRLAEKIEGRPPVGRPDDRARYFLTEMDRQRHGNGDGGGPAGDILDRFVQAMTEHRIVRLDAGDRTLDGVYIPLAVRVFAGGARLVVTPSMHHAPIEIEVGRVAQLRLTDSKFDRRPVELLEP, encoded by the coding sequence ATGACAAAGTCCGAACGGATCATGTTCCTGATCAATCTGATCAGGACCGAGGGGGCGGCGTCTATCACCGACCTCTCCAAAAAGTGCGGCGTCTCGCCGCGCACCATCTACCGCGACCTCGCCTCTCTGGAGAAAATGCACATCCCGGTGGTCGCCGACCAATCCGGCTACCATCTGGGCGAGGACTCCGCGTTTTCGTTCTTCGACCTGTGCACCGAGGACAAAGAACTCCTGTTGTTCTGCCTCCGTAACAATCCGCTGGTCGAGCAGCCCTATTTCGGCAGGCGACTGCGGAGACTGGCAGAGAAGATCGAAGGACGGCCGCCGGTCGGGCGGCCCGACGACCGCGCCCGCTACTTCCTCACGGAAATGGATCGGCAGCGGCACGGCAACGGCGACGGCGGCGGACCCGCCGGCGACATCCTCGATCGATTCGTCCAGGCCATGACCGAACACCGGATCGTTCGTCTCGACGCCGGTGACCGCACGCTCGATGGCGTCTATATCCCGCTGGCGGTGCGCGTCTTCGCCGGGGGCGCGCGACTGGTCGTGACACCGTCGATGCATCACGCGCCGATCGAGATCGAAGTCGGTAGAGTCGCTCAATTGCGGCTGACCGACTCGAAGTTTGACCGTCGTCCGGTGGAGCTGCTTGAGCCATGA